A window of Streptomyces sp. SAI-127 contains these coding sequences:
- a CDS encoding nuclear transport factor 2 family protein, giving the protein MSDSPSLALIRRLYESGMSPEVTSEVMAPDLVWDITPGFPNSGVYHGWASAAQDFFGRTMPSYESFGAVPEEFYADDEGHVFVFGHYHAETKTGNKADVRFIHLWTVRDGKAVSMRQAADSHVLQEALKG; this is encoded by the coding sequence ATGTCCGACTCCCCCAGCCTCGCCCTCATCCGCCGGCTGTACGAGTCCGGAATGTCCCCGGAGGTCACCAGCGAGGTCATGGCCCCCGACCTCGTGTGGGACATCACCCCCGGCTTCCCGAACAGCGGCGTGTACCACGGTTGGGCCAGCGCGGCGCAGGACTTCTTCGGCAGGACGATGCCGAGCTACGAGTCGTTCGGCGCGGTGCCCGAGGAGTTCTACGCGGACGACGAAGGCCACGTCTTCGTGTTCGGGCACTACCACGCCGAGACGAAGACCGGGAACAAGGCCGACGTCCGGTTCATCCATCTGTGGACCGTCCGCGACGGCAAGGCCGTGAGCATGCGGCAGGCCGCCGACAGCCACGTCCTCCAGGAAGCCCTCAAGGGCTGA
- a CDS encoding NADP-dependent oxidoreductase, which yields MSEAVVARAYGGPEVLSVIDVAVAEPGPGQVRIEVRAAGVNPFDHKMYSGLFGTDPANLPMRLGAEAAGVVTAVGADATGPAGPIRIGDEVIAYRAPGAYAAEVLVPASSVVPKPAALSWEQAGGLMVTGVTAVHVLEAIGLRENDSVLIHGAAGGVGLMAVQLAVERGARVLGTASPAKHDVLRDLGAIPIAYGPGLADRVRAAAPQGVHAAADLVGSDEAVDVSVELVSDRSRIATVAAFGRGAGAGIKLLGGGPGADPGTEIRAAARLQLTEAAGAGRLRVLIAASHPLREAAAAHRQIMTGHTTGKIVLVP from the coding sequence ATGAGCGAAGCAGTAGTAGCGCGTGCCTACGGTGGTCCCGAGGTGCTGTCGGTGATCGATGTCGCCGTAGCGGAGCCCGGGCCGGGGCAGGTGCGCATCGAGGTCCGCGCCGCCGGCGTCAACCCTTTCGACCACAAGATGTACAGCGGCCTCTTCGGAACCGATCCGGCGAACCTGCCGATGCGGCTCGGCGCCGAAGCGGCCGGTGTGGTGACCGCTGTCGGCGCCGACGCGACCGGCCCCGCGGGCCCGATCCGGATCGGCGACGAGGTGATCGCCTACCGGGCGCCCGGCGCGTACGCCGCCGAAGTCCTCGTCCCGGCCTCGTCGGTGGTGCCCAAGCCCGCCGCTCTCTCCTGGGAGCAGGCGGGAGGACTGATGGTCACGGGCGTCACCGCTGTGCACGTTCTCGAAGCGATCGGCCTGCGCGAGAACGACTCGGTGCTGATCCACGGCGCCGCGGGTGGCGTCGGCCTGATGGCCGTGCAACTGGCCGTCGAGCGCGGCGCGAGGGTGCTGGGAACGGCGAGCCCGGCCAAGCACGACGTACTGCGCGACCTGGGTGCGATTCCGATCGCGTACGGGCCGGGTCTGGCGGACCGGGTGCGTGCGGCAGCGCCGCAGGGCGTCCACGCGGCTGCCGATCTGGTGGGCAGCGACGAGGCGGTGGACGTCTCGGTGGAACTGGTGTCGGACCGGTCCCGTATCGCGACCGTCGCGGCGTTCGGACGCGGGGCCGGAGCCGGCATCAAGCTCCTGGGCGGCGGGCCCGGCGCGGACCCCGGCACGGAAATCCGCGCTGCCGCGCGCCTGCAGCTCACCGAAGCCGCGGGGGCCGGGCGACTGCGCGTCCTGATCGCCGCCAGCCATCCGCTGCGCGAAGCCGCCGCGGCGCATCGGCAGATCATGACCGGGCATACGACGGGGAAGATCGTCCTCGTCCCGTGA
- a CDS encoding MarR family transcriptional regulator has product MIRDDEEPVGLGALDRVTWALRRAELAVQTLKEQRLRPLGMAAAHYTLLISVHSEPGLAGAELARRLNVTPQAIASLVARLEGRGQLEKREHPRHRHVQELHLTDAGREALRAADQVIADIERHIIEGLGPEESAQLRTLLDHVSKTVRNA; this is encoded by the coding sequence GTGATACGTGATGACGAGGAGCCTGTGGGGCTCGGCGCGCTCGACCGGGTGACCTGGGCCTTGCGCCGCGCGGAACTGGCGGTACAGACACTCAAGGAACAGCGGCTACGGCCGCTGGGCATGGCCGCCGCGCACTACACCCTGCTGATCTCGGTGCACAGCGAACCGGGGCTGGCCGGCGCCGAGTTGGCCCGCCGCCTCAACGTGACTCCCCAGGCCATCGCCTCACTGGTGGCACGCCTCGAAGGCCGCGGGCAGCTGGAGAAGCGCGAGCACCCGCGCCACCGGCACGTGCAGGAACTGCACCTCACCGACGCCGGACGGGAAGCACTGCGCGCGGCCGACCAGGTGATCGCCGACATCGAGCGCCACATCATCGAAGGACTGGGACCGGAAGAGAGCGCGCAGTTGCGGACGCTGCTCGACCATGTGAGCAAGACGGTGCGCAACGCCTGA
- a CDS encoding alpha/beta hydrolase translates to MVETVSFRNKAVEIAGHLHLPENFSKDKKYPALVGIHPAGGVKEQTIGHYAKRLAEHGFVTVVYDSSYQGASGGEPRLLEDPTTRVEDARCAADFLSTLPFVDSERMGVFGICAGGGYAISVAQTERRFKAVATVSAAPMGEGSRGFLGHLSPVAEQIGTLEMVAQQRTAEARGAQPLYAPFVPETLEEINEGTPDLLREGYDYYRTPRGQHPNSKGRFLLTSMDKMFAFSAFDQIPELLTQSLLLIAGSKADTKVFSDQAYELSKGPKELFVVDGATHIALYDVPEYVDQAIPKMAEFFTIL, encoded by the coding sequence ATGGTCGAAACCGTTTCGTTCAGGAACAAGGCAGTAGAGATTGCGGGACATCTCCATCTGCCAGAAAACTTCAGCAAAGACAAAAAATATCCGGCACTCGTCGGAATTCATCCCGCCGGCGGCGTAAAGGAACAGACCATCGGCCACTACGCCAAGAGGCTCGCTGAACACGGATTCGTCACCGTCGTCTACGACTCCTCCTACCAAGGAGCGAGCGGTGGTGAACCCCGTCTCCTGGAAGACCCGACGACCCGGGTGGAAGACGCTCGCTGTGCAGCCGACTTCCTCAGCACTCTTCCGTTCGTCGACTCCGAGCGAATGGGCGTCTTCGGCATTTGCGCCGGCGGCGGCTACGCCATCAGCGTGGCCCAGACCGAACGTCGCTTCAAGGCAGTGGCCACGGTCAGCGCAGCTCCGATGGGCGAGGGTTCCAGGGGCTTCCTGGGGCATCTGTCCCCGGTGGCCGAGCAGATCGGCACGCTGGAAATGGTCGCCCAGCAGCGCACGGCCGAAGCAAGGGGAGCACAGCCTCTCTACGCCCCGTTCGTCCCGGAAACGCTGGAGGAGATCAACGAAGGCACGCCGGATCTCCTGCGCGAAGGGTACGACTACTACCGGACCCCGCGAGGTCAGCACCCCAATTCGAAGGGCCGTTTCCTGCTGACCAGCATGGACAAGATGTTCGCCTTCTCGGCGTTCGACCAGATCCCGGAACTGCTGACCCAGTCGCTGCTCCTCATCGCAGGGAGCAAGGCGGACACAAAGGTCTTCAGCGACCAGGCCTACGAGCTTTCCAAGGGGCCGAAGGAGTTGTTCGTCGTCGACGGTGCGACTCATATCGCCCTGTACGACGTGCCTGAGTACGTGGACCAGGCGATCCCCAAGATGGCGGAGTTCTTCACCATCCTCTAG
- a CDS encoding SDR family NAD(P)-dependent oxidoreductase translates to MTRTIALITGASSGIGAEYARLLADDHDLVLVARRADRLGDFAGELRARGAAVEVLPADLGTHEGIAAVAGRLAAGDVRLLVSNAGAGGYAPLVDVDPADIDRLLTLNAVAPVQLVRAALPGMLAAGEGAIITVASLLAFSGGLEGPRPPRRTLYAAAKAATVAFTRTLAGELADTPIRTQVLLPGVVATEWNKGVGRDIPWAMTPQDVASASLAGLRLGETVCTPGLEDQAAALEALLAAESALLTGGNQPTPAARYRGPQA, encoded by the coding sequence ATGACTCGCACGATCGCTCTCATCACTGGCGCTTCCTCCGGCATCGGCGCCGAATACGCCCGTCTGCTGGCCGACGACCACGACCTCGTCCTGGTGGCGCGCCGCGCGGACCGGCTCGGCGACTTCGCTGGGGAGCTCCGCGCCCGGGGTGCAGCCGTGGAGGTGCTCCCCGCTGATCTCGGTACCCACGAGGGCATCGCCGCTGTCGCCGGTCGCCTCGCCGCAGGGGACGTGCGCCTGCTGGTCAGCAACGCCGGCGCCGGCGGCTACGCCCCGCTCGTCGACGTCGACCCCGCCGACATCGACCGCCTGCTCACCCTCAACGCCGTGGCCCCCGTTCAGCTGGTCCGCGCCGCGCTTCCCGGAATGCTCGCCGCCGGGGAAGGCGCGATCATCACGGTGGCCTCGCTGCTGGCCTTCAGCGGGGGGCTCGAGGGTCCTCGCCCACCCCGACGCACTCTCTACGCGGCGGCCAAGGCCGCCACCGTCGCCTTCACCCGGACCCTCGCAGGTGAGCTGGCCGACACGCCCATCCGTACGCAAGTGCTGCTGCCCGGCGTCGTGGCCACGGAGTGGAACAAGGGCGTCGGCCGCGACATCCCCTGGGCGATGACCCCGCAGGACGTCGCCTCGGCCAGCCTTGCCGGGCTGCGCCTGGGGGAGACGGTGTGCACCCCTGGTCTGGAGGACCAGGCCGCCGCCCTTGAAGCCCTGCTGGCCGCGGAGTCCGCTCTGCTCACCGGCGGCAACCAGCCCACCCCCGCGGCTCGCTACCGCGGCCCGCAGGCGTAG
- a CDS encoding TetR/AcrR family transcriptional regulator, giving the protein MGDTQTGRARGRRREADRNDARLMQAAREVFAELGWDAPVSEIARRAGIGMGSLYRRYPSKELLAQRMRIVGMEQLVTQARTALAEEPDPWAAFARFLRDALSAQGAGGPLLPLVGGRLPATEEIVAAAGQLRAALDDLVDGAHRAGVLRADFTSADVPLLLEHLTARIPVTDERATTLHLRYLDLILAGLHTSSTDGPTALQSPAPDWAELSELWNAPKK; this is encoded by the coding sequence ATGGGTGACACGCAGACCGGTAGAGCGCGCGGCCGCCGGCGAGAGGCGGACCGCAACGACGCCCGCCTCATGCAGGCTGCGCGCGAAGTCTTCGCCGAGCTCGGCTGGGACGCCCCCGTCTCGGAGATCGCCCGCCGGGCGGGCATCGGCATGGGCAGCCTCTACCGCCGTTACCCCAGCAAGGAACTGCTGGCTCAGCGGATGCGCATCGTAGGGATGGAACAGCTCGTCACCCAGGCTCGCACCGCCCTCGCCGAGGAGCCCGATCCTTGGGCGGCCTTCGCCCGCTTCCTGCGGGACGCGCTCTCGGCCCAGGGCGCGGGCGGTCCGCTGCTCCCGCTGGTGGGTGGCCGGCTGCCGGCCACCGAGGAGATCGTGGCCGCCGCCGGCCAACTCCGGGCCGCCCTCGACGACCTGGTGGACGGCGCCCACCGCGCAGGCGTGCTGCGCGCCGACTTCACCTCCGCCGACGTGCCCTTGCTGCTCGAACACCTCACCGCGCGGATCCCCGTCACCGACGAACGCGCCACCACGCTCCACTTGCGCTACTTGGACCTGATCCTCGCCGGACTGCACACGTCAAGCACCGACGGGCCCACCGCGTTGCAGAGCCCGGCTCCGGACTGGGCAGAACTCAGCGAGCTGTGGAACGCGCCCAAGAAGTGA
- a CDS encoding carboxymuconolactone decarboxylase family protein, producing MSERKKFAPPAIQEFAPKLAEVTDTVLFGDIWERPGLSPRDRSLVTVTALAALYRGDQLTFHLGKALENGVTKDELIEAITHLAFYAGWPNAMTAMTQLKEIVDKADQSG from the coding sequence ATGTCCGAACGGAAGAAGTTCGCGCCGCCGGCGATCCAGGAATTCGCCCCCAAGCTCGCGGAAGTGACCGACACGGTCCTGTTCGGCGACATCTGGGAGCGGCCGGGTCTGTCCCCGCGCGATCGCAGCCTGGTCACGGTCACCGCTCTCGCCGCCCTGTACCGGGGCGACCAGCTCACCTTCCACCTCGGCAAGGCGCTGGAGAACGGCGTGACCAAGGACGAGCTGATCGAGGCCATCACCCATCTGGCCTTCTACGCCGGATGGCCCAACGCCATGACCGCGATGACCCAGCTCAAGGAGATCGTGGACAAGGCCGACCAGTCCGGCTGA
- a CDS encoding type 1 glutamine amidotransferase domain-containing protein, translating into MAKILFVITASDHWTLADGTRQPAGFWAEEAIGPYQVFKEAGYEIAAATPGGVPPTADALSLTAEFNGGEEGAQRMRTALREATELADPMRIEDVTIDDYVAVFYPGGWGPMEDLPDNAASGKLLTEWLASGKLVSLVCHGPAALLATIGPDGTSPFTGYRLTGLSNAEEKLNGLADRAKWLLQDRLVGELGADYRETEPFAPHVEVDRTLYTGQNPGSAVPLAHELVKALS; encoded by the coding sequence ATGGCGAAGATCCTCTTCGTGATCACCGCGTCCGACCACTGGACGCTGGCCGACGGAACCCGGCAGCCGGCCGGCTTCTGGGCCGAGGAAGCAATCGGCCCGTACCAGGTCTTCAAGGAGGCCGGATACGAGATCGCGGCCGCGACACCCGGTGGCGTGCCGCCCACCGCTGATGCGCTCAGCCTCACCGCGGAGTTCAACGGCGGCGAGGAAGGCGCCCAGCGCATGCGGACCGCCCTGCGCGAGGCGACCGAGCTGGCCGACCCGATGCGCATCGAGGACGTGACCATCGACGACTACGTGGCCGTGTTCTACCCCGGTGGCTGGGGCCCGATGGAGGACCTGCCCGACAACGCCGCCTCCGGCAAGCTGCTCACGGAGTGGCTCGCCTCGGGCAAGTTGGTGTCGCTGGTGTGCCACGGCCCCGCGGCGCTGCTGGCCACCATCGGCCCGGACGGTACGTCCCCGTTCACCGGCTACCGCCTGACAGGCCTCTCCAACGCCGAAGAGAAGCTCAACGGTCTCGCGGACCGCGCGAAGTGGCTGTTGCAGGACCGCCTCGTGGGCGAACTCGGCGCGGACTACCGCGAGACCGAGCCGTTCGCCCCGCACGTGGAGGTGGACCGCACCCTGTACACGGGCCAGAACCCGGGCTCGGCCGTTCCCCTGGCTCATGAACTGGTCAAGGCACTGAGCTGA
- a CDS encoding flavodoxin family protein, translating into MAVSHSNRTTIAIAFHSGYGHTAVVAEAVARGAAGAGAEVVSISVDTITDEQWAQLDAADAIIFGAATYMGTASVAFHAFAEASSKRWFSHVWADKLAAGFTNSGAKSGDKSSTLGYFATLAAQHGMHWISLGLMPGWASTTGSEDDINRLGFFMGAGAQSPTDAGPEAVHKSDIATAEHLGARVARQAAVFRAGRAALAT; encoded by the coding sequence ATCGCCGTGTCCCATTCGAACCGCACCACCATCGCCATTGCGTTTCATTCGGGCTACGGCCACACAGCTGTCGTCGCCGAAGCCGTAGCGCGTGGCGCGGCGGGAGCCGGCGCCGAGGTGGTCTCGATCTCCGTGGACACCATCACCGACGAGCAGTGGGCGCAGCTGGACGCCGCGGACGCGATCATCTTCGGTGCCGCCACGTACATGGGTACCGCCTCCGTGGCCTTCCACGCGTTCGCCGAGGCCAGCAGCAAGCGCTGGTTCTCCCATGTCTGGGCGGACAAGCTTGCCGCGGGCTTCACCAATTCCGGTGCCAAGAGCGGCGACAAGTCGTCCACCCTGGGCTACTTCGCCACCTTGGCCGCCCAGCACGGCATGCACTGGATCAGCCTGGGTCTGATGCCGGGCTGGGCTTCCACCACGGGCAGCGAGGACGACATCAACCGGCTCGGCTTCTTCATGGGCGCCGGCGCCCAGAGCCCGACCGACGCCGGACCGGAAGCGGTCCACAAGTCGGACATCGCCACCGCGGAGCACCTCGGTGCGCGCGTCGCGCGCCAGGCCGCGGTCTTCCGCGCAGGGCGGGCCGCTCTCGCCACCTGA
- a CDS encoding helix-turn-helix transcriptional regulator, with protein MYSKARLPELGEFLKVCRAQLSPRTVGLPESRAPRRVPGLRREEVAQLAGISTDRYTRLEQGSVPVPTSVLTTLVRVLHLDDDQRDHLFALAAGDECAPRRRPAQKVPPQLRRLLDELTGTPALVLGRHMDILAWNALAAVLLTDFDRVPEKKRNYARLLFTDPGFRELYLDWRTIARSCVAQLRLEAAQCPGDPELTALVGELSVAEVDFRQWWAGRQGPRLQISTKRLRHPVAGDLTLDWDSLTSTVDPAQQLVIMTPEPGSPSHDGLRFLASWTAAPYQQARDATA; from the coding sequence ATGTACAGCAAAGCGCGTTTGCCCGAACTGGGAGAATTCCTCAAGGTGTGCCGGGCGCAACTCAGCCCGCGCACCGTGGGTCTGCCTGAGTCCCGGGCGCCCCGGCGAGTGCCGGGGCTTCGCAGGGAGGAGGTCGCCCAGCTCGCGGGGATCAGCACCGACCGCTACACGCGTTTGGAACAGGGGAGCGTGCCCGTGCCGACCTCGGTGCTCACCACCCTCGTTCGCGTCCTGCATCTCGACGATGACCAGCGTGACCACCTGTTCGCCCTGGCCGCGGGAGACGAGTGCGCGCCGCGCCGCCGACCGGCGCAGAAGGTCCCGCCGCAACTCAGACGTCTCCTGGACGAGCTGACAGGGACTCCCGCGCTCGTCCTGGGTCGGCACATGGACATCCTGGCCTGGAACGCTCTGGCAGCCGTTCTGCTCACCGACTTCGACAGGGTCCCCGAGAAGAAACGCAACTACGCCCGGCTGCTCTTCACCGACCCGGGCTTCCGGGAGCTCTACCTCGACTGGAGGACGATCGCCCGGAGTTGCGTCGCCCAACTGCGCCTGGAGGCCGCCCAATGCCCTGGCGACCCCGAGTTGACCGCACTCGTCGGCGAGCTGTCGGTGGCCGAGGTCGACTTCAGGCAGTGGTGGGCAGGCCGCCAGGGGCCCCGCCTGCAAATCAGCACAAAGAGGCTGCGCCATCCGGTCGCCGGCGACCTCACGCTCGACTGGGACAGCCTGACCTCGACGGTCGACCCAGCACAGCAGCTGGTGATCATGACCCCTGAGCCCGGGAGTCCGTCCCATGACGGACTGCGCTTTCTCGCGTCGTGGACTGCTGCCCCGTACCAGCAGGCGCGGGATGCGACAGCATGA
- a CDS encoding NADP-dependent oxidoreductase produces MKAVGFTEFGGPEVLQILELPTPEAGPGEVRIRVHAATVNAVDALQRSGPARSPDAQPPFVPGMEAAGVVDQIGPGTDTDLSVGDHVMAIVLPDGAHGAYAEQVVVPVDSVVHAPHGATDAQAASLPMNGLTARLALDTLGLEPGQTVAITGAAGAVGGYAVQLAKADGLRVVADASDQDETLIKELGADVVLRRGAEYPDRVRAEVPEGVDGLVDAASLGALTARAVRDGGRVVTLRGYDGPGERDVVFEPIVVFSYAKEHAKFDQLRQQAETGRITLRIAKTFPAEQATEAHRLLAAGGVRGRLILTF; encoded by the coding sequence ATGAAGGCTGTAGGTTTCACGGAATTCGGCGGGCCGGAGGTGCTTCAGATCCTGGAGCTGCCCACGCCCGAGGCCGGTCCGGGCGAGGTGCGCATCCGGGTGCACGCCGCGACCGTCAACGCGGTCGACGCCCTGCAGCGCAGCGGACCCGCCCGGTCGCCGGACGCCCAGCCACCGTTCGTTCCCGGCATGGAAGCCGCAGGGGTCGTGGACCAGATCGGCCCGGGTACGGACACGGATCTGAGCGTCGGCGACCACGTCATGGCGATCGTGCTCCCCGACGGCGCGCACGGCGCCTACGCCGAGCAGGTCGTGGTCCCGGTGGACTCGGTCGTCCACGCTCCCCACGGCGCGACCGACGCGCAGGCCGCGTCGCTGCCGATGAACGGCCTGACCGCACGCCTGGCCCTGGACACGCTCGGCCTGGAACCCGGACAGACCGTCGCGATCACCGGAGCGGCCGGCGCGGTCGGCGGCTACGCCGTCCAGCTGGCCAAGGCGGACGGACTGCGCGTGGTGGCCGACGCCTCGGACCAGGACGAGACCCTGATCAAGGAACTCGGTGCCGACGTCGTACTCCGCCGCGGCGCCGAATACCCGGACCGGGTACGCGCGGAGGTCCCGGAGGGCGTCGACGGACTCGTCGACGCCGCGTCGCTCGGCGCCCTCACCGCTCGGGCGGTCCGTGACGGCGGCCGGGTGGTGACACTGCGCGGCTACGACGGTCCCGGCGAGCGAGACGTCGTCTTCGAGCCGATCGTCGTGTTCAGCTACGCCAAGGAGCACGCCAAGTTCGACCAGCTCCGGCAGCAAGCTGAGACAGGCCGCATCACCCTGCGGATCGCGAAGACGTTCCCAGCGGAACAGGCCACCGAAGCGCACCGGCTCCTCGCCGCGGGAGGTGTGCGGGGTCGGCTGATCCTGACGTTCTGA